One segment of Nocardioides sp. QY071 DNA contains the following:
- a CDS encoding alpha/beta hydrolase, with amino-acid sequence MTETTHHCNGITLVAETFGDPADPAVLLVHGACASMLWWEDALCRRIAAAGRYVIRYDQRDTGRSTSFPAGEPGYGLRDLAADAVALLDALGIDQAHVVGRSMSGGVVLVLGVDHPDRVRSLTLVSTTTGELPMGSADLPPDPDPGDPAAVVAYLVEAFRAYAGGSPHFDADATRAIATADVARTRDLRATLVNHFAMDFAGPRGGGWSDLRVPTLVVQGELDPVFPPAHGEALRDEIPGARLVVLPGSGHDVLEPAWDRFVAELVEHTS; translated from the coding sequence ATGACCGAGACCACGCACCACTGCAACGGCATCACCCTCGTCGCCGAGACCTTCGGCGACCCGGCCGACCCAGCCGTCCTGCTCGTCCACGGCGCCTGCGCCTCGATGCTGTGGTGGGAGGACGCGCTGTGCCGGCGGATCGCCGCCGCGGGCCGCTACGTCATCCGCTACGACCAGCGAGACACCGGCCGCTCCACCAGCTTCCCCGCCGGCGAGCCCGGCTACGGCCTGCGCGACCTGGCCGCCGACGCCGTCGCCCTCCTCGACGCCCTCGGCATCGATCAGGCCCACGTCGTCGGCCGCTCGATGTCCGGCGGGGTGGTCCTCGTCCTCGGCGTCGACCACCCGGACCGGGTCCGCTCGCTGACCCTGGTCAGCACCACCACCGGCGAGCTGCCGATGGGCTCCGCGGACCTCCCGCCGGACCCCGACCCCGGCGACCCCGCCGCCGTCGTGGCCTACCTCGTCGAGGCGTTCCGCGCGTACGCCGGCGGCTCACCGCACTTCGACGCCGATGCGACCCGGGCGATCGCCACCGCCGACGTCGCCCGCACCCGGGACCTGCGCGCCACCCTGGTCAACCACTTCGCGATGGACTTCGCCGGACCGCGTGGCGGCGGGTGGAGCGACCTGCGGGTCCCGACCCTCGTCGTCCAGGGCGAGCTCGACCCGGTCTTCCCACCCGCCCACGGCGAGGCTCTGCGCGACGAGATCCCCGGCGCCCGGCTGGTCGTGCTGCCCGGCTCCGGGCACGACGTCCTCGAGCCCGCCTGGGACCGGTTCGTCGCCGAGCTGGTGGAGCACACGTCGTGA
- a CDS encoding MXAN_6640 family putative metalloprotease, which produces MSRRSHFPFLGLLSALLAALLTVSVLGGTARADDTDPAADPAAPGAAVPVDIDDDVAQATAEQALETVQDIVEAAPNAAPTDATTGADLTMALRDLALTRDDLPTSLQDDAARLLARPGTGYRPPPGSGGIECTNGSGLPCYTAPEAAPTCGSGICVHYVQGAYSPSTGSDAPAPNYPAAVLNVMKNVASRYVASGYRTPVSDGNEFDVYLADLGKRGLYGYCTTDQRVGGHVTAAAYCVLDNDYAEFGPVPGPLGNLQVTAAHEYFHAVQFAYDVNEDTWLLEATATWAEDEVYPAINDNLQYLKGGPLGQPAQPLDHRKGLAPYGAWIFFKYLSEHFPAVNGPGGMPTIVRDIWDLAAGPANSRQAINAALAARGTDLRTQFGWFAAANRRPALNYAEGGAYPRARLWRGVKLSGSRRSVSDSVELRHLASRTIRFKSKFRGKAHLRVHVDGPKRKKGGYVLVTIKKKGQAPLTKMVKINRKGDKTKRYEFGKKVQWIEITFANAGKKDATAKVSATAR; this is translated from the coding sequence ATGTCTCGTCGCAGCCACTTCCCCTTCCTCGGGCTGCTGTCCGCGCTGCTCGCAGCCCTGCTCACCGTGTCCGTCCTCGGCGGCACCGCACGGGCGGACGACACCGATCCGGCCGCTGATCCGGCTGCGCCGGGCGCCGCCGTCCCGGTCGACATCGACGACGACGTCGCCCAAGCGACCGCGGAGCAGGCGCTCGAGACGGTGCAGGACATCGTCGAGGCCGCCCCGAACGCCGCGCCGACCGACGCCACGACCGGCGCCGACCTGACCATGGCGCTGCGCGACCTCGCGCTCACCCGCGACGACCTGCCGACGAGCCTGCAGGACGACGCCGCGCGGCTGCTCGCCCGCCCCGGCACCGGCTACCGGCCGCCGCCGGGCTCCGGCGGCATCGAGTGCACCAACGGCTCGGGGCTGCCCTGCTACACCGCGCCCGAGGCGGCGCCGACCTGCGGCAGCGGCATCTGCGTCCACTACGTCCAGGGCGCCTACTCGCCGAGCACGGGCTCGGACGCCCCCGCGCCCAACTACCCCGCGGCCGTGCTCAACGTGATGAAGAACGTCGCGAGCCGCTACGTCGCCTCGGGCTACCGCACGCCGGTCAGCGACGGCAACGAGTTCGACGTCTACCTCGCCGACCTCGGCAAGCGCGGCCTCTACGGCTACTGCACGACCGACCAGCGGGTCGGGGGCCACGTGACGGCGGCCGCGTACTGCGTCCTCGACAACGACTACGCCGAGTTCGGCCCGGTGCCCGGCCCCCTCGGCAACCTGCAGGTGACCGCGGCGCACGAGTACTTCCACGCCGTCCAGTTCGCCTATGACGTCAACGAGGACACCTGGCTGCTCGAGGCGACCGCGACCTGGGCCGAGGACGAGGTCTACCCGGCGATCAACGACAACCTGCAGTACCTCAAGGGCGGTCCCCTGGGTCAGCCGGCGCAGCCGCTGGACCACCGCAAGGGCCTGGCTCCCTACGGCGCGTGGATCTTCTTCAAGTACCTCAGCGAGCACTTCCCGGCCGTCAACGGCCCCGGCGGCATGCCGACCATCGTGCGCGACATCTGGGACCTGGCGGCCGGCCCGGCCAACTCGCGGCAGGCGATCAACGCCGCACTAGCGGCGCGCGGCACCGACCTGCGCACCCAGTTCGGCTGGTTCGCGGCGGCCAACCGCCGCCCGGCGCTGAACTACGCCGAGGGTGGGGCCTACCCGCGGGCCAGGCTGTGGCGCGGCGTGAAGCTGTCCGGCTCGCGGCGCTCGGTCTCCGACTCGGTCGAGCTGCGGCACCTCGCCTCGCGGACCATCCGCTTCAAGTCGAAGTTCCGTGGCAAGGCCCACCTGCGCGTCCACGTGGACGGCCCCAAGCGCAAGAAGGGCGGCTACGTCCTGGTCACGATCAAGAAGAAGGGCCAGGCGCCGCTCACCAAGATGGTCAAGATCAACCGCAAGGGCGACAAGACCAAGCGCTACGAGTTCGGCAAGAAGGTGCAGTGGATCGAGATCACCTTCGCCAACGCCGGCAAGAAGGACGCGACGGCGAAGGTCAGCGCCACCGCGCGCTGA
- a CDS encoding LysR family transcriptional regulator, producing the protein MYELRHLRALDAIAVEGTFARAAQRLGYTQSTLSQQVAALERSVGGAVFDRPGGPRPVRLTPLGRVVLASAREVLGVVGEAEESVSRFHAGDGRVDIGTFQTVTNVLLPPLVQRLRAAHPGCDIRLVEDEAAVPDLGDLDVLFFDRPGPDDVDSTLLLEDEHVLVAPPDAFPGGPVALDLLHEAPMVALPSICDQREVEDHLAGRGIAPHVVFRTADNQAVTSMVRAGLGCAVMPVLSLGWPERPRGVALHPLAPALPPRRVYALTRGSLSPLAAEVIALATRIAQEVRDAGGCAG; encoded by the coding sequence GTGTACGAGCTACGGCACCTGCGGGCCCTCGACGCGATCGCGGTCGAGGGGACCTTCGCCCGCGCCGCCCAGCGGCTCGGCTACACCCAGTCCACCCTGAGCCAGCAGGTCGCGGCGCTCGAGCGGTCGGTCGGCGGCGCGGTGTTCGACCGGCCCGGCGGCCCGCGGCCCGTGCGGCTGACCCCGCTCGGGCGGGTGGTGCTCGCCTCGGCACGCGAGGTGCTCGGGGTCGTGGGCGAGGCCGAGGAGTCGGTCAGCCGCTTCCACGCCGGCGACGGCCGGGTCGACATCGGCACCTTCCAGACGGTCACCAACGTGCTGCTCCCGCCGCTCGTGCAGCGGCTGCGGGCGGCCCACCCCGGCTGCGACATCCGGCTGGTCGAGGACGAGGCGGCCGTGCCGGACCTCGGCGATCTCGACGTCCTGTTCTTCGACCGGCCCGGACCCGACGACGTCGACAGCACGCTGCTGCTCGAGGACGAGCACGTCCTCGTCGCACCGCCGGACGCCTTCCCCGGCGGTCCGGTGGCGCTGGACCTGCTGCACGAGGCGCCCATGGTCGCGCTCCCGTCGATCTGCGACCAGCGCGAGGTCGAGGACCACCTGGCCGGGCGCGGCATCGCACCGCACGTCGTGTTCCGCACCGCCGACAACCAGGCGGTCACCTCCATGGTCCGCGCCGGCCTGGGCTGCGCGGTGATGCCGGTGCTCTCCCTCGGCTGGCCGGAGCGGCCGCGCGGCGTCGCGCTGCACCCGCTCGCACCCGCACTACCGCCACGCCGGGTCTACGCGCTCACTCGCGGCAGCCTCTCGCCGCTGGCCGCCGAGGTGATCGCCCTCGCGACCCGGATCGCGCAGGAGGTCAGGGACGCGGGCGGGTGCGCTGGGTGA
- a CDS encoding vitamin B12-dependent ribonucleotide reductase, translating into MTETARSQTPSETARYAKNGLKIQRIFSTEGVHPYDEITWERRDVVQTNWKTGETVFEQLGVEFPDFWSLNASTIVTTKYFRGAVGTPERERGLKQLIDRVVSTYVKAGREHGYFASAADAEVFEHELTWLLANQYFSFNSPVWFNVGTTAPQQVSACFILSVDDSMDSILNWYKEEGFIFKGGSGAGLNLSRIRSSKELLSSGGTASGPVSFMRGADASAGTIKSGGATRRAAKMVVLDVDHPDIEEFVETKWREEDKIRALRDAGYDMDLGGKDITSVQYQNANNSVRVNDEFMRAVENGGEFGLRSRMTGEVIETVDARSLFRKISEAAWACADPGLQYDDTINDWHTNPETGRITASNPCSEYMSLDNSSCNLASLNLLKFLREDDTFDAALFAQAVELIITAMDISICFADFPTEPIGETTRNYRQLGIGYANLGALLMAMGLGYDSEGGRAMAATVTSLMTGTSYRRSAELAAIVGPYNGYARNAEAHQRVMRKHQAANDDVRTLHIADAEVHKLATEEWAKVVELGKSNGFRNAQASVLAPTGTIGFMMDCDTTGIEPDFSLVKFKKLVGGGSLQIVNQTIPRALKKLGYDEEKIEAIVAYIGEHGHVVDAPGLKPEHYEVFDTAMGERALKPMGHVLMMAACQPFLSGAISKTVNLPESASIEDIEQIYLESWKLGLKATAIYRDNCKVGQPLADGGGKAKKDAAEAAEADAKVVEKVVEKVVYAPTRKRLPKSRQARTTSFTVAGAEGYMTSGAHDDNSLGEIFLKLGKQGSTLAGVMDAFSIAVSIGLQYGVPLETYVSKFTNLRFEPAGLTDDPDVRMAQSIMDYVFRRLALDYLSFDERSALGIYSADERQRHLETGSYEPVEETGNASELVETAPAARGASVVEAEVVEVEDPLAGAPEVKVAKTTAELLEQITGHAVDSPLCMTCGTKMRPAGSCYVCEGCGSTSGCS; encoded by the coding sequence ATGACCGAGACGGCCCGCAGCCAGACGCCCAGTGAGACGGCCCGCTACGCCAAGAACGGACTCAAGATCCAGCGGATCTTCAGCACCGAGGGCGTGCACCCGTACGACGAGATCACCTGGGAGCGGCGCGACGTCGTCCAGACCAACTGGAAGACCGGCGAGACCGTCTTCGAGCAGCTCGGGGTCGAGTTCCCCGACTTCTGGTCGCTCAACGCCTCCACGATCGTCACCACCAAGTACTTCCGCGGCGCCGTCGGCACGCCCGAGCGGGAGCGCGGCCTCAAGCAGCTCATCGACCGGGTCGTGTCGACGTACGTCAAGGCGGGGCGGGAGCACGGCTACTTCGCGAGCGCGGCGGACGCGGAGGTCTTCGAGCACGAGCTGACCTGGCTGCTGGCCAACCAGTACTTCTCCTTCAACTCCCCGGTCTGGTTCAACGTCGGCACGACCGCTCCCCAGCAGGTCTCGGCCTGCTTCATCCTCTCGGTCGACGACTCGATGGACTCGATCCTCAACTGGTACAAGGAGGAGGGCTTCATCTTCAAGGGCGGCTCCGGCGCCGGCCTGAACCTTTCCCGGATCCGCTCCTCCAAGGAGCTCCTCAGCAGCGGCGGCACCGCGTCCGGCCCGGTCTCCTTCATGCGCGGCGCCGACGCCTCGGCCGGCACCATCAAGTCGGGCGGCGCCACGCGCCGTGCGGCCAAGATGGTCGTGCTCGACGTCGACCACCCCGACATCGAGGAGTTCGTCGAGACCAAGTGGCGCGAGGAGGACAAGATCCGCGCCCTGCGCGACGCCGGCTACGACATGGACCTCGGCGGCAAGGACATCACCTCGGTCCAGTACCAGAACGCCAACAACTCGGTGCGCGTCAACGACGAGTTCATGCGTGCGGTCGAGAACGGTGGCGAGTTCGGCCTGCGCTCGCGGATGACCGGCGAGGTCATCGAGACCGTCGACGCGCGCAGCCTGTTCCGCAAGATCAGCGAGGCCGCCTGGGCCTGCGCCGACCCGGGCCTGCAGTACGACGACACGATCAACGACTGGCACACCAACCCCGAGACCGGCCGGATCACCGCGTCCAACCCGTGCTCGGAGTACATGTCGCTCGACAACTCCTCGTGCAACCTGGCCTCGCTCAACCTGCTCAAGTTCCTGCGCGAGGACGACACCTTCGACGCGGCGCTGTTCGCCCAGGCCGTCGAGCTGATCATCACCGCGATGGACATCTCGATCTGCTTCGCGGACTTCCCGACCGAGCCGATCGGCGAGACCACCCGCAACTACCGCCAGCTCGGCATCGGCTACGCCAACCTCGGCGCGCTGCTCATGGCGATGGGCCTCGGCTACGACTCCGAGGGCGGTCGCGCGATGGCGGCCACCGTCACCTCGCTGATGACCGGTACGTCGTACCGCCGCTCGGCCGAGCTCGCCGCGATCGTCGGCCCCTACAACGGCTACGCCCGCAACGCCGAGGCCCACCAGCGCGTGATGCGCAAGCACCAGGCCGCCAACGACGACGTGCGCACCCTGCACATCGCCGACGCCGAGGTCCACAAGCTGGCCACCGAGGAGTGGGCCAAGGTCGTCGAGCTCGGCAAGTCCAACGGCTTCCGCAACGCGCAGGCCTCGGTCCTCGCGCCCACCGGCACCATCGGCTTCATGATGGACTGCGACACCACCGGCATCGAGCCCGACTTCTCCCTGGTGAAGTTCAAGAAGCTCGTCGGCGGCGGCTCGCTGCAGATCGTCAACCAGACCATCCCGCGGGCGCTGAAGAAGCTCGGCTACGACGAGGAGAAGATCGAGGCGATCGTCGCCTACATCGGCGAGCACGGCCACGTCGTCGACGCCCCCGGCCTCAAGCCGGAGCACTACGAGGTCTTCGACACCGCCATGGGCGAGCGCGCGCTCAAGCCCATGGGCCACGTCCTGATGATGGCCGCCTGCCAGCCGTTCCTCTCGGGCGCCATCTCGAAGACGGTCAACCTGCCCGAGTCGGCCTCCATCGAGGACATCGAGCAGATCTACCTGGAGTCGTGGAAGCTCGGCCTCAAGGCCACCGCGATCTACCGCGACAACTGCAAGGTCGGCCAGCCCTTGGCCGACGGTGGCGGCAAGGCCAAGAAGGACGCCGCCGAGGCTGCCGAGGCCGACGCCAAGGTCGTGGAGAAGGTCGTCGAGAAGGTCGTCTACGCCCCGACCCGCAAGCGCCTCCCGAAGTCGCGCCAGGCCCGGACCACCTCCTTCACCGTCGCCGGCGCCGAGGGCTACATGACCTCGGGCGCCCACGACGACAACAGCCTCGGTGAGATCTTCCTCAAGCTCGGCAAGCAGGGCTCGACGCTCGCCGGCGTGATGGACGCCTTCTCGATCGCCGTCTCGATCGGCCTGCAGTACGGCGTCCCGCTCGAGACCTACGTCTCGAAGTTCACCAACCTGCGCTTCGAGCCCGCCGGCCTCACCGACGACCCCGACGTCCGCATGGCCCAGTCGATCATGGACTACGTCTTCCGCCGCCTGGCGCTGGACTACCTGTCCTTCGACGAGCGCTCCGCCCTCGGCATCTACTCCGCCGACGAGCGCCAGCGCCACCTCGAGACCGGCTCCTACGAGCCCGTCGAGGAGACCGGCAACGCCTCCGAGCTCGTCGAGACCGCCCCCGCCGCCAGGGGTGCCTCGGTCGTCGAGGCCGAGGTCGTCGAGGTCGAGGACCCCCTCGCCGGCGCCCCCGAGGTCAAGGTCGCCAAGACCACCGCCGAGCTCCTCGAGCAGATCACCG
- a CDS encoding LysM peptidoglycan-binding domain-containing protein — MSTITLAPRVAPARATTRPATRPATRPATRPAARGQVRLTRRGRAVVFLLALTAVVLAAIWLAAGSAATRQDGGAPQVQLVTVGPGDTLWDIASDAAATSGDDVRDMMETIQQLNTLDGSMVYVGQELRVPTH; from the coding sequence ATGAGCACCATCACCCTTGCGCCGCGTGTCGCCCCGGCTCGCGCCACCACGCGTCCCGCCACCCGCCCCGCCACCCGTCCGGCCACCCGTCCGGCCGCCCGCGGCCAGGTCCGGCTGACCCGACGCGGCCGCGCGGTCGTCTTCCTGCTTGCCCTGACCGCCGTCGTCCTCGCGGCGATCTGGCTGGCCGCCGGCTCGGCCGCAACCCGCCAGGACGGCGGCGCGCCGCAGGTCCAGCTCGTGACCGTCGGCCCCGGCGACACCCTGTGGGACATCGCCAGCGACGCCGCCGCGACCTCGGGCGACGACGTGCGCGACATGATGGAGACCATCCAGCAGCTCAACACGCTCGACGGCAGCATGGTCTACGTCGGCCAGGAGCTGCGCGTGCCGACGCACTAG
- the lexA gene encoding transcriptional repressor LexA, with translation MAERKGTQRKGDGKASSVTELPDGPADATGLTPRQQRVLAHIKDSIEKRGYPPSMREIGQAVGLTSTSSVAHQLRTLEEKGFLKRDPNRPRALEVFLPEVMAARRAMGTAEETTYDETGIGDAAPVPANVPVVGRIAAGGPILAEERVEDVFPLPRQLVGDGQLFLLEVSGESMIEAAICDGDYVVIRQQPTAENGEIVAAMIDGEATVKTFQRKGGQVWLLPHNPAFEPIDGTNATILGKVTAVLRRV, from the coding sequence ATGGCTGAGCGCAAGGGCACCCAGCGCAAGGGCGACGGCAAGGCGAGCAGCGTCACTGAGCTGCCCGACGGACCGGCCGACGCGACCGGGCTGACCCCGCGCCAGCAGCGGGTCCTGGCCCACATCAAGGACAGCATCGAGAAGCGCGGCTACCCGCCGAGCATGCGCGAGATCGGCCAGGCGGTCGGCCTCACCAGCACCTCCAGCGTCGCCCACCAGCTGCGCACCCTGGAGGAGAAGGGCTTCCTGAAGCGCGACCCCAACCGGCCCCGCGCCCTCGAGGTGTTCCTGCCCGAGGTGATGGCGGCGCGACGCGCGATGGGCACCGCCGAGGAGACGACGTACGACGAGACCGGGATCGGCGACGCCGCGCCGGTGCCGGCCAACGTCCCGGTCGTGGGCCGGATCGCGGCCGGTGGCCCGATCCTCGCCGAGGAGCGGGTCGAGGACGTCTTCCCGCTGCCTCGTCAGCTCGTCGGCGACGGACAGCTGTTCCTGCTCGAGGTCAGCGGCGAGTCGATGATCGAGGCCGCGATCTGCGACGGCGACTACGTCGTGATCCGCCAGCAGCCCACCGCTGAGAACGGCGAGATCGTGGCGGCCATGATCGACGGCGAGGCCACGGTCAAGACGTTCCAGCGCAAGGGCGGCCAGGTCTGGCTGCTCCCCCACAACCCCGCGTTCGAGCCCATCGACGGCACCAACGCGACCATCCTCGGCAAGGTGACGGCGGTTCTCCGGCGGGTGTGA
- the nrdR gene encoding transcriptional regulator NrdR, giving the protein MHCPYCKHHDTKVLDSRVSDDGCSIRRRRVCQSPSCEKRFTTVEAMQLTVLKRSGATEPFTRQKAVAGVRKACKGRPVDEDDLARLGQEVEDQLRLAGSPEIAAHEVGLAILPPLRRLDEVAYLRFASVYRGFDSAADFENEISLMRAERQLQSEGARPVATG; this is encoded by the coding sequence ATGCACTGTCCGTATTGCAAGCACCACGACACCAAGGTCCTCGACTCCCGCGTCTCCGACGACGGCTGCTCGATCCGGCGCCGCCGGGTCTGCCAGTCGCCGAGCTGTGAGAAGCGGTTCACGACCGTCGAGGCCATGCAGCTGACCGTGCTCAAGCGCTCCGGCGCGACCGAGCCGTTCACCCGCCAGAAGGCCGTCGCCGGCGTCCGCAAGGCCTGCAAGGGTCGCCCGGTGGACGAGGACGACCTGGCCCGGCTGGGCCAGGAGGTCGAGGACCAGCTCCGGCTGGCCGGCAGTCCGGAGATCGCGGCCCACGAGGTGGGCCTGGCGATCCTCCCGCCGCTGCGTCGTCTCGACGAGGTCGCCTATCTCCGCTTCGCCTCCGTCTACCGCGGCTTCGACTCGGCCGCCGACTTCGAGAACGAGATCTCCCTGATGCGGGCCGAGCGCCAGCTGCAGTCCGAGGGAGCCCGGCCCGTCGCGACGGGCTGA
- a CDS encoding ATP-dependent DNA helicase, with translation MAEAVADAFADREHLLVQAGTGTGKSLGYLVPALLHDQRVVIATATLALQHQLVERDLPRLVKAVGTVPGVDASYAVLKGRSNYACLHRVREGAPDDQGQLIQAEDAMGAMGRKVLELREWAEKAAEDRKTGERDDAPRHTDKEWRQVSVSARECLGAAKCPFGEECFAERAKEKAQKSHLIVTNHSLLAIDAVEGIPMIPDYDAVVIDEAHELAARVTQAATDELWAAEVERAARRSIRHVEGEEAEDLADAADALRAAVTDAPAGRFEQVPEALADALVLVRDAARACVGAFPKAESGSEPDAAMTQAKGMVQEVLTTAERMAANSEADVLWRTEGTDRIPPILCIAPLQVWAQMRDKLLSDNTVVLTSATLMLGGDFATVAGSVGLKPSERVAPEAPRQEWPDDAQPWRGLDVGSPFDYAKQGILYVARHLPPPGRDGLGPAQLDEITELVDQADGRTLGLFSSRRAAEAAAEHVRKALPHLTTLAQGEAQLPELARQFLEDPHTCLFGTLGLWQGLDVPGDTCQLVIIDRIPFPRPDDPLMSARQKAADQAGGNGFMQVAATHAALLLAQGAGRLIRTTSDRGVVAVLDPRLATARYGSFLKASLPPMWPTNDPKVVRQALGRLSGRA, from the coding sequence ATGGCCGAGGCCGTCGCCGACGCGTTCGCCGACAGGGAGCACCTCCTCGTCCAGGCCGGCACCGGCACCGGCAAGTCCCTCGGCTACCTCGTCCCCGCTCTTCTCCACGACCAGCGGGTCGTGATCGCGACCGCCACACTCGCGCTGCAGCACCAGCTGGTCGAGCGCGACCTGCCGCGCCTGGTCAAGGCCGTCGGCACGGTTCCGGGCGTCGACGCGTCGTACGCCGTGCTCAAGGGGCGCTCCAACTACGCCTGCCTGCACCGCGTGCGCGAGGGCGCGCCCGACGACCAGGGCCAGCTGATCCAGGCCGAGGACGCCATGGGCGCGATGGGCCGCAAGGTCCTCGAGCTGCGCGAGTGGGCCGAGAAGGCCGCCGAGGACCGCAAGACCGGGGAGCGCGACGACGCGCCGCGCCACACGGACAAGGAGTGGCGCCAGGTCAGCGTCTCCGCGCGTGAGTGCCTCGGCGCCGCCAAGTGCCCGTTCGGCGAGGAGTGCTTCGCCGAGCGCGCCAAGGAGAAGGCGCAGAAGTCGCACCTCATCGTCACCAACCACTCGCTGCTCGCCATCGACGCCGTCGAGGGGATCCCGATGATCCCGGACTACGACGCCGTCGTGATCGACGAGGCCCACGAGCTCGCCGCCCGGGTCACCCAGGCCGCCACCGACGAGCTGTGGGCCGCCGAGGTCGAGCGCGCGGCACGGCGCAGCATCCGCCACGTCGAGGGGGAGGAGGCCGAGGACCTCGCCGACGCCGCCGACGCGCTGCGCGCCGCGGTCACCGACGCCCCGGCCGGTCGCTTCGAGCAGGTCCCCGAGGCGCTCGCCGACGCGCTGGTGCTGGTCCGCGACGCCGCCCGCGCCTGCGTGGGCGCCTTCCCGAAGGCGGAGTCCGGCAGCGAGCCCGACGCCGCGATGACCCAGGCCAAGGGCATGGTCCAGGAGGTCCTCACGACCGCCGAGCGGATGGCCGCCAACTCCGAGGCCGACGTGCTGTGGCGCACCGAGGGCACCGACCGGATCCCGCCGATCCTCTGCATCGCGCCGCTCCAGGTCTGGGCCCAGATGCGCGACAAGCTGCTCTCCGACAACACCGTCGTGCTCACCTCGGCGACCCTCATGCTCGGCGGCGACTTCGCGACGGTCGCCGGCTCGGTCGGCCTCAAGCCGTCCGAGCGGGTCGCGCCCGAGGCGCCGCGCCAGGAGTGGCCCGACGACGCCCAGCCGTGGCGCGGCCTCGACGTCGGCAGCCCGTTCGACTACGCCAAGCAGGGCATCCTGTACGTCGCCCGCCACCTGCCCCCGCCCGGCCGCGACGGCCTCGGGCCGGCCCAGCTCGACGAGATCACCGAGCTGGTCGACCAGGCCGACGGCCGCACCCTCGGGCTGTTCTCCAGCCGCCGGGCCGCGGAGGCCGCCGCCGAGCACGTCCGCAAGGCGCTGCCGCACCTGACCACCCTCGCCCAGGGAGAGGCACAGCTGCCCGAGCTGGCCCGCCAGTTCCTGGAGGACCCGCACACCTGCCTGTTCGGCACCCTCGGCCTGTGGCAGGGCCTCGACGTCCCCGGCGACACCTGCCAGCTGGTGATCATCGACCGGATCCCGTTCCCGCGGCCCGACGACCCGCTGATGAGCGCGCGGCAGAAGGCCGCCGACCAGGCGGGCGGCAACGGCTTCATGCAGGTCGCCGCGACCCACGCCGCGCTGCTGCTCGCGCAGGGCGCCGGGCGCCTGATCCGCACGACGAGCGACCGTGGCGTGGTCGCCGTACTCGATCCGCGGCTGGCGACCGCCCGCTACGGCTCGTTCCTCAAGGCCAGCCTGCCCCCGATGTGGCCCACGAACGACCCGAAGGTCGTGCGCCAGGCCCTGGGCCGCCTCAGCGGCCGGGCCTGA
- a CDS encoding LLM class flavin-dependent oxidoreductase — protein sequence MTALRSAVWLPLFDDLADPAAVVRLAVAAEEHGWDGFFVWDHVRWQEPVQAVADPWTTLAAVAAATTRLRLGPMVTPLSRRRPQVVARQTATLDRLSGGRLVLGAGLGSDRFGEEFSRFGEEADDRRRAVLLDDALGVLRQAWSGEEVHHHGPGGTIDGVRFLPRPVHGTVPVWTAGFPGNRRPLVRAARHDGFVPVNLEHPDQLAGAVDRIRELRTEAGTVAAPYDVAVALPASADLAAFEAAGATWWLADTDPHGNTVDAVLGVIRDGPFR from the coding sequence GTGACCGCGCTGCGCTCGGCGGTGTGGCTGCCCCTCTTCGACGACCTCGCGGACCCGGCGGCCGTCGTACGGCTGGCGGTGGCGGCCGAGGAGCACGGCTGGGACGGCTTCTTCGTCTGGGACCACGTGCGCTGGCAGGAGCCGGTGCAAGCGGTCGCCGACCCGTGGACGACGCTGGCCGCCGTCGCCGCGGCGACCACCAGGCTGCGGCTCGGCCCGATGGTCACCCCGCTCTCGCGACGCCGGCCGCAGGTCGTGGCGCGGCAGACCGCGACCCTCGACCGGCTCAGCGGCGGCCGGCTGGTCCTCGGCGCGGGCCTCGGGAGCGACCGGTTCGGCGAGGAGTTCTCGCGCTTCGGGGAGGAGGCCGACGACCGCCGCCGCGCCGTCCTGCTCGACGACGCGCTCGGCGTCCTGCGGCAGGCGTGGAGCGGGGAGGAGGTCCACCACCACGGCCCGGGCGGCACCATCGACGGTGTCCGGTTCCTCCCGCGGCCGGTCCACGGCACGGTCCCGGTCTGGACGGCCGGCTTCCCCGGCAACAGGCGCCCGCTGGTCCGCGCCGCGCGCCACGACGGGTTCGTCCCGGTCAACCTCGAGCACCCCGACCAGCTCGCCGGTGCCGTCGACCGGATCCGGGAGCTGCGGACCGAGGCCGGCACCGTCGCGGCGCCGTACGACGTCGCGGTGGCGCTGCCCGCCTCGGCCGACCTGGCCGCCTTCGAGGCGGCAGGCGCGACCTGGTGGCTGGCCGACACCGACCCGCACGGGAACACCGTCGACGCGGTCCTCGGGGTGATCCGCGACGGCCCGTTCCGATGA